Proteins from one Coffea arabica cultivar ET-39 chromosome 8c, Coffea Arabica ET-39 HiFi, whole genome shotgun sequence genomic window:
- the LOC113707278 gene encoding uncharacterized protein isoform X2, with translation MLETELCSSRVLSPFREESGDEELSVLPRHTKVIVTGNNRTKSVLVGLQGVVKKAVGLGGWHWLVLKNGDEVKLQRNALSVLEPPTGNEEDDDYDFDDSSSGCEVGEKESHRFSAGIEFSKLSKARVRYARPLVPSASTKSISRNSGSELKSNSHAPQQHHGSNMAKLGTGSLWRYCQRFKLASINSNLTKEQLSNIVQQHFSSQQVDEVQVVVEFVRAAKRLRAIDAHRDRL, from the exons ATGCTGGAGACTGAGCTATGTTCTTCGCGGGTTCTATCACCCTTTCGCGAGGAGAGTGGCGATGAAGAATTGTCTGTTCTTCCTAGGCATACTAAAGTCATTGTGACTGGAAACAACAGGACCAAGAGTGTTTTGGTGGGTCTTCAAGGTGTTGTCAAGAAGGCTGTTGGGCTTGGTGGTTGGCATTGGCTG gttttgaaaaatgggGATGAAGTTAAATTGCAAAGGAATGCTTTGAGTGTGTTGGAACCTCCCACTGggaatgaagaagatgatgattaTGATTTTGATGACTCTAGCAGTGGCTGTGAAGTTGGTGAAAAGGAGAGTCATCGTTTTT CTGCTGGTATCGAGTTCAGCAAACTCAGCAAGGCGAGAGTCCGATATGCAAGGCCATTGGTTCCATCTGCATCCACAAAGTCAATTAGTCGCAACAGTGGGAGCGAACTTAAATCTAATAGCCATGCCCCTCAACAG caccatgggtcgAACATGGCAAAATTGGGAACTGGCTCATTGTGGAGATACTGCCAGAGATTCAAGCTA GCCAGCATTAATTCTAACCTTACAAAGGAACAACTTTCTAACATTGTCCAGCAGCACTTTTCTTCTCAG CAAGTGGACGAGGTACAAGTGGTCGTAGAATTCGTCCGTGCAGCAAAGAGGTTAAGAGCGATCGATGCACATCGAGACCGATTGTAG
- the LOC113707278 gene encoding uncharacterized protein isoform X1 yields MLETELCSSRVLSPFREESGDEELSVLPRHTKVIVTGNNRTKSVLVGLQGVVKKAVGLGGWHWLVLKNGDEVKLQRNALSVLEPPTGNEEDDDYDFDDSSSGCEVGEKESHRFLAAGIEFSKLSKARVRYARPLVPSASTKSISRNSGSELKSNSHAPQQHHGSNMAKLGTGSLWRYCQRFKLASINSNLTKEQLSNIVQQHFSSQQVDEVQVVVEFVRAAKRLRAIDAHRDRL; encoded by the exons ATGCTGGAGACTGAGCTATGTTCTTCGCGGGTTCTATCACCCTTTCGCGAGGAGAGTGGCGATGAAGAATTGTCTGTTCTTCCTAGGCATACTAAAGTCATTGTGACTGGAAACAACAGGACCAAGAGTGTTTTGGTGGGTCTTCAAGGTGTTGTCAAGAAGGCTGTTGGGCTTGGTGGTTGGCATTGGCTG gttttgaaaaatgggGATGAAGTTAAATTGCAAAGGAATGCTTTGAGTGTGTTGGAACCTCCCACTGggaatgaagaagatgatgattaTGATTTTGATGACTCTAGCAGTGGCTGTGAAGTTGGTGAAAAGGAGAGTCATCGTTTTT TAGCTGCTGGTATCGAGTTCAGCAAACTCAGCAAGGCGAGAGTCCGATATGCAAGGCCATTGGTTCCATCTGCATCCACAAAGTCAATTAGTCGCAACAGTGGGAGCGAACTTAAATCTAATAGCCATGCCCCTCAACAG caccatgggtcgAACATGGCAAAATTGGGAACTGGCTCATTGTGGAGATACTGCCAGAGATTCAAGCTA GCCAGCATTAATTCTAACCTTACAAAGGAACAACTTTCTAACATTGTCCAGCAGCACTTTTCTTCTCAG CAAGTGGACGAGGTACAAGTGGTCGTAGAATTCGTCCGTGCAGCAAAGAGGTTAAGAGCGATCGATGCACATCGAGACCGATTGTAG
- the LOC113707241 gene encoding probable E3 ubiquitin-protein ligase RHB1A has protein sequence MGGCCCCCASKAEDLNNAPTFYHYPRAGQEHQTLPPSNGTVSSLSTGLLVDTNLDTSIPETYRAPPAPVPYETYVGHSRSSLADPPSHGDKNETVQLAQKAVEETNSGITQETTVKVVKLDGNATVELTATKDVENDLEQSGELKKPGELIVKSLLEEEEDVCPTCLEEYDSENPKIITKCEHHFHLGCILEWMERSNTCPVCDQVMVFSTGDDA, from the exons ATGGGGGGCTGCTGTTGTTGCTGTGCTTCAAAAGCAGAGGACCTAAATAATGCTCCCACTTTCTACCAT TATCCAAGGGCTGGACAAGAACATCAGACCCTACCACCTTCAAATGGCACAGTATCTTCACTTTCGACTGGGCTATTAGTTGACACCAACCTAGACACTTCAATACCGGAAACTTATAGAGCACCTCCAGCGCCAGTGCCTTATGAAACATATGTTGGACACTCTCGATCATCTCTTGCTGATCCACCCAGTCATGGTGACAAGAATGAAACAGTGCAACTCGCACAGAAGGCTGTTGAAGAAACAAATTCTGGAATCACTCAAGAAACTACAGTCAAAGTTGTGAAGTTGGATGGAAATGCAACTGTTGAGCTTACTGCCACAAAAGATGTGGAAAATGATCTTGAACAATCTGGCGAGCTTAAGAAGCCTGGTGAACTCATAGTAAAATCCCtgctggaggaggaggaggatgttTGTCCAACCTGTCTTGAAG AATATGATTCAGAGAATCCAAAAATTATTACAAAATGCGAGCATCATTTTCACTTGGGATGCATTCTTGAATGGATGGAAAGGAGTAATACTTGTCCTGTCTGTGATCAG GTGATGGTTTTCAGCACTGGTGATGATGCTTAA